In Herbaspirillum sp. WKF16, one genomic interval encodes:
- a CDS encoding amino acid ABC transporter permease translates to MHYNWNWGIFWEMSPDGIPYIDTLLAGLKWTLATAVCAWIMALVLGTIFGTLRTTTKPWVVSIANGYVELFRNIPLLVQMFLWYFVMPEVMPGSIGDWLKSLPDASFITATLALGFFTSSRVAVQVTTGIQALPRGQRMAGAALGLTPTQTYRFVLLPMAFRIIIPALTNEFAAIIKNSSVALTIGLVELTAATYSMREFTFQTFEALTGATVIYIVISVIALFLARMLEKVTAVPGYISSGSTSAGGH, encoded by the coding sequence ATGCATTACAACTGGAACTGGGGAATTTTCTGGGAGATGTCTCCCGACGGCATTCCCTATATCGATACCCTGCTGGCGGGCCTGAAATGGACCCTGGCCACCGCGGTATGCGCCTGGATCATGGCACTGGTCCTTGGCACCATTTTCGGCACCCTTCGTACAACAACCAAACCATGGGTCGTGAGCATTGCCAACGGCTACGTGGAGCTGTTCCGCAACATTCCGCTGCTGGTGCAGATGTTCCTCTGGTATTTCGTGATGCCGGAAGTGATGCCCGGTTCGATCGGCGACTGGTTGAAGAGCTTGCCCGACGCATCCTTCATCACCGCCACCCTGGCGCTGGGCTTCTTCACCTCCTCCCGCGTCGCGGTGCAGGTGACCACCGGCATCCAGGCCTTGCCGCGCGGCCAGCGCATGGCGGGCGCCGCGCTCGGCCTGACGCCGACGCAGACCTATCGCTTCGTGCTGCTGCCGATGGCTTTCCGCATCATCATCCCGGCGCTGACCAACGAATTCGCCGCGATCATCAAGAACAGCTCGGTGGCGCTGACCATTGGCCTGGTCGAGCTGACCGCAGCCACCTACTCGATGCGCGAGTTCACCTTCCAGACCTTCGAGGCGCTGACCGGTGCGACCGTCATCTACATCGTCATCTCCGTCATCGCGCTGTTCCTGGCGCGCATGCTGGAAAAAGTCACCGCTGTCCCTGGCTATATCTCCAGCGGTAGCACCAGCGCGGGAGGGCACTGA
- the pyrC gene encoding dihydroorotase — protein sequence MSNVLTITRPDDWHLHLRDGATMADVLPHTARQFARAIVMPNLKPPVTTTEQAAAYRERILAALPEGMQFEPLMVLYLTDNTPPEEIRRAKESGFVKAVKLYPAGATTNSDAGVTDLGKCYKTLEVLQETGMPFLVHGEVTDPAIDLFDREAVFIDRIMKPLRKTMPELKVVFEHITTKEAADYVLAGEGPTAATITAHHLLFNRNEIFKGGIRPHYYCLPVLKRETHRQALLAAATSGNDKFFLGTDSAPHAKGLKEHACGCAGCYTALHALELYAQAFDQAGALDKFEAFASFNGPAFYGLPRNEGTVTLKRESWTIPAELPMGDTTVVPLSAGEQINWKMA from the coding sequence ATGAGCAATGTACTGACCATCACCCGCCCGGACGACTGGCACCTGCACCTGCGCGACGGCGCCACCATGGCCGACGTGCTGCCGCATACCGCGCGCCAGTTCGCGCGCGCCATCGTCATGCCCAACCTGAAGCCGCCGGTCACCACCACCGAGCAGGCCGCCGCCTACCGCGAGCGCATCCTGGCCGCGCTGCCCGAGGGCATGCAGTTCGAGCCGCTGATGGTGCTGTATCTGACCGACAATACCCCGCCCGAGGAAATCCGCCGCGCCAAGGAAAGCGGCTTCGTCAAGGCGGTCAAGCTGTATCCGGCCGGCGCCACCACCAACTCCGACGCCGGCGTGACCGACCTCGGCAAGTGCTACAAGACGCTGGAAGTGCTGCAGGAAACCGGCATGCCCTTCCTGGTCCACGGCGAGGTGACCGATCCCGCGATCGACCTGTTCGACCGCGAAGCGGTGTTCATCGACCGCATCATGAAGCCCCTGCGCAAGACGATGCCGGAGCTGAAAGTGGTGTTCGAGCACATCACCACCAAGGAGGCGGCGGACTACGTGCTGGCTGGCGAAGGCCCGACCGCGGCCACCATCACCGCGCACCACCTTCTGTTCAACCGCAACGAGATCTTCAAGGGCGGCATTCGTCCCCACTACTACTGCCTGCCGGTCCTCAAGCGCGAAACCCATCGCCAGGCGTTGCTGGCGGCCGCCACCTCGGGTAACGACAAGTTCTTCCTCGGCACCGACTCCGCGCCGCACGCCAAGGGCTTGAAGGAGCATGCCTGCGGCTGCGCCGGCTGCTACACCGCGCTGCATGCGCTGGAACTGTACGCCCAGGCCTTCGACCAGGCCGGCGCGCTGGACAAGTTCGAGGCCTTCGCCAGCTTCAACGGTCCGGCCTTCTACGGCCTGCCGCGCAACGAGGGCACGGTGACCCTGAAGCGCGAAAGCTGGACCATCCCCGCCGAGCTGCCGATGGGCGACACCACCGTGGTGCCGCTGTCGGCCGGCGAGCAGATCAACTGGAAGATGGCCTGA
- a CDS encoding LysR family transcriptional regulator, translating to MESKWLEDFISLAETRSFSRSAELRHVTQPAFSRRIQSLEAWLGADLIDRTSYPTRLTAAGEVFYEQAVAMLGQISNTRALLRGKRPTAQTTIDFAVPHTLSLTYMPKWLSSLESGFGSINTRLIALNVHDAVMTIVEGGCDLLLCYHHPRQPVQLDTSRYDMLTMGTETLRPYSRCDRNGKPDYLFPGSSKAPVPFLSYTSNAYLGRMVELMMSDVKRPLHLMKHYETDMSESLKMMALEGHGVAFLPESSVVREVRNRQLARTDGPAGEWEVEMEIRLYRERPTAQRAGKALVARLWEYLAEMEGARGERQKGTPAAAPKGGRSAGKRES from the coding sequence ATGGAAAGCAAATGGCTTGAAGATTTCATCTCCCTGGCGGAAACCCGCAGTTTCAGCCGTTCCGCCGAGCTGCGCCATGTGACGCAACCGGCCTTTTCGCGGCGCATCCAGTCGCTGGAGGCCTGGCTGGGCGCCGACCTGATCGACCGCACGTCCTACCCGACCCGCCTGACCGCCGCCGGCGAAGTGTTCTACGAGCAGGCGGTGGCGATGCTCGGGCAGATCAGCAACACCCGCGCGCTGCTGCGCGGCAAGCGGCCCACGGCCCAGACCACCATCGATTTTGCGGTGCCGCATACGCTCTCGCTGACCTACATGCCCAAGTGGCTCAGTTCGCTGGAGTCCGGCTTCGGCTCGATCAATACGCGCCTGATCGCCCTGAACGTGCACGACGCCGTGATGACCATCGTCGAAGGCGGCTGCGACCTGCTGCTGTGCTACCACCATCCGCGCCAGCCGGTGCAGCTCGACACCAGCCGCTACGACATGCTGACCATGGGCACCGAGACGCTGCGCCCGTATTCGCGCTGCGACCGCAACGGCAAGCCCGACTACCTGTTCCCCGGCAGCTCGAAGGCGCCGGTGCCGTTCCTCTCCTACACCAGCAACGCCTACCTGGGGCGCATGGTGGAGCTCATGATGTCGGACGTGAAGCGCCCGCTGCACCTGATGAAGCATTACGAGACCGACATGTCGGAGAGCCTGAAGATGATGGCGCTGGAGGGGCACGGCGTGGCCTTCCTGCCGGAATCATCGGTGGTGCGGGAAGTGCGCAACCGCCAGTTGGCGCGTACCGACGGCCCGGCCGGCGAGTGGGAAGTCGAGATGGAGATCCGCCTCTACCGCGAGCGCCCCACCGCGCAGCGCGCCGGCAAGGCGCTGGTGGCGCGCCTGTGGGAGTACCTGGCGGAGATGGAGGGCGCGCGCGGCGAGCGCCAGAAGGGGACGCCGGCGGCAGCGCCCAAGGGCGGCCGGAGCGCCGGAAAGCGCGAATCCTGA
- a CDS encoding amino acid ABC transporter ATP-binding protein, whose amino-acid sequence MIELNNVSKWYGSFQVLTDCSTSVKKGDVVVVCGPSGSGKSTLIKTVNGLEPFQKGTISVDGVSVGDPKTNLSKLRARIGMVFQNFELFPHLSIRENLTIGQIKVLGRSKDEATEKGLKYLDRVGLLAHKDKFPGQLSGGQQQRVAIARALSMDPIAMLFDEPTSALDPEMINEVLDVMVGLAQEGMTMMVVTHEMGFARKVANRVVFMDKGLVVEDCAKDEFFASPRSERARDFLAKIITH is encoded by the coding sequence ATGATTGAACTCAACAACGTCAGCAAGTGGTACGGCAGCTTCCAGGTCCTGACCGACTGCTCGACCTCGGTCAAAAAGGGCGACGTGGTGGTGGTGTGCGGCCCGTCCGGTTCGGGCAAGTCGACGCTGATCAAGACCGTCAACGGCCTGGAGCCCTTCCAGAAGGGCACCATCAGCGTGGACGGCGTCTCGGTGGGCGACCCCAAGACCAACCTGTCCAAGCTGCGCGCGCGCATCGGCATGGTGTTCCAGAACTTCGAGCTGTTCCCGCACCTGTCCATCCGCGAGAACCTGACCATCGGCCAGATCAAGGTGCTGGGTCGCTCCAAGGACGAAGCGACCGAAAAGGGCCTGAAGTACCTGGATCGCGTGGGTCTCCTGGCGCACAAGGACAAGTTCCCCGGCCAGCTGTCAGGCGGCCAGCAGCAGCGCGTGGCGATCGCCCGCGCGCTGTCGATGGACCCGATCGCGATGCTGTTCGACGAACCGACCTCCGCGCTCGACCCGGAAATGATCAATGAAGTGCTGGACGTCATGGTCGGCCTGGCCCAGGAAGGCATGACCATGATGGTTGTGACCCACGAAATGGGCTTCGCCCGCAAGGTGGCCAACCGCGTGGTGTTCATGGACAAGGGCCTGGTCGTCGAAGACTGCGCCAAGGATGAGTTCTTCGCCTCGCCGCGCTCGGAGCGCGCGCGCGACTTCCTGGCCAAGATCATCACCCACTGA
- a CDS encoding 2-hydroxyacid dehydrogenase: MNQAARPAVLIVARLPQHLMQLLHENFTCHNLLDGLSDDKLMEIAPTVRGIAANGEAKVTREFIARFPALEIVSVFGVGYDGVDVPAARERGIHVTHTPDVLTDDVADMAIALMLAAARNVVRADRFARTGEWKNGPFPFTTKVSGAKLGIVGLGRIGEAIARRAAAFDMDISYHNRSRKDVPYTYVGDIKSLAAAVDFLVMITPGGAGTRALVNAEVLEALGPKGFLINVARGSVVDEAALIRALKEGKIAGAGLDVFENEPNIPAELAALDNVVLTPHMASGTLVTRTAMADLAFNNLQAHFAGRPVITPVPN; this comes from the coding sequence ATGAACCAAGCCGCCCGCCCCGCCGTCCTGATCGTCGCCCGCCTGCCGCAGCACCTGATGCAGCTGCTGCACGAGAACTTCACCTGCCACAACCTGCTCGACGGCCTGTCCGACGACAAGCTCATGGAGATCGCGCCCACCGTGCGCGGCATCGCCGCCAACGGCGAGGCCAAGGTGACGCGCGAGTTCATCGCGCGCTTCCCGGCGCTGGAGATCGTCTCGGTGTTCGGCGTCGGCTATGACGGCGTGGACGTGCCGGCCGCGCGGGAGCGCGGCATCCACGTCACGCACACGCCCGACGTGCTGACCGACGACGTCGCCGACATGGCGATCGCGCTGATGCTGGCCGCCGCCCGCAACGTGGTGCGCGCCGACCGCTTTGCCCGTACCGGCGAGTGGAAGAACGGCCCCTTCCCGTTCACCACCAAGGTCAGCGGCGCGAAGCTGGGCATCGTCGGCCTGGGCCGCATCGGCGAAGCCATCGCCCGACGCGCCGCCGCCTTCGACATGGACATCTCCTACCACAACCGCTCCAGGAAGGACGTCCCCTACACCTACGTGGGCGACATCAAGTCGCTGGCGGCAGCGGTCGACTTCCTGGTGATGATCACCCCGGGCGGCGCCGGCACGCGCGCGCTGGTCAATGCCGAGGTGCTGGAGGCGCTCGGCCCGAAGGGCTTCCTGATCAATGTGGCGCGCGGTTCGGTGGTCGACGAGGCCGCGCTGATCCGCGCCCTGAAGGAAGGCAAGATCGCCGGCGCCGGCCTGGACGTCTTCGAGAACGAACCCAACATCCCGGCCGAGCTGGCCGCATTGGACAACGTGGTGCTCACGCCGCACATGGCCAGCGGCACGCTGGTCACGCGCACGGCGATGGCCGACCTCGCCTTCAATAACCTGCAGGCGCACTTCGCCGGCCGCCCGGTGATCACGCCGGTGCCCAACTGA
- a CDS encoding Glu/Leu/Phe/Val family dehydrogenase: protein MSNVPNHEVPSYLAPHGIGPWGVYLEQIDRVTPYLGSLARWVETLKRPKRILVVDVPIERDDGTIAHFEGYRVQHNTSRGPGKGGVRFHQDVTLSEVMALSAWMTVKNAAVNVPYGGAKGGIRVDPKTLSRGELQRVTRRYTSEIGIIIGPNKDIPAPDVNTDSQIMAWMMDTYSMNQGSTSSGVVTGKPISLGGSLGRHEATGRGVFVVGCEAAAKRNLDLKDAKVAVQGFGNVGGIAARLFAEAGAKVVAVQDHVTTVFNAGGLDIVALQTYVAQNGSVKGYAGADEISDRAQFWSVDCDILVPAALEQQITEANAGNIKAKIILEGANGPTTPAADDILRDKGVLIVPDVIANAGGVTVSYFEWVQDFSSFFWTEDEINLRLTRIMREAFTAVWQLADEKKVSLRTAAFIVACTRVLQAREMRGLYP from the coding sequence ATGTCGAACGTACCTAACCACGAAGTGCCTTCCTATCTCGCCCCGCACGGCATCGGTCCGTGGGGCGTCTACCTTGAGCAGATCGACCGCGTCACGCCCTACCTGGGCTCGCTGGCGCGCTGGGTCGAGACCCTCAAGCGCCCCAAGCGCATCCTGGTGGTCGACGTGCCCATCGAGCGCGACGACGGCACCATCGCCCACTTCGAGGGCTATCGCGTCCAGCACAACACCTCGCGCGGCCCCGGCAAGGGCGGCGTGCGCTTCCACCAGGACGTGACGCTGTCCGAAGTGATGGCGCTGTCGGCCTGGATGACGGTCAAGAACGCGGCGGTGAACGTGCCCTACGGCGGCGCCAAGGGCGGCATCCGCGTCGACCCGAAGACGCTGTCGCGCGGCGAGCTGCAGCGCGTCACGCGCCGCTACACCAGCGAAATCGGCATCATCATCGGCCCCAACAAGGACATCCCCGCGCCCGACGTCAACACCGATTCGCAGATCATGGCCTGGATGATGGACACCTACTCCATGAACCAGGGCAGCACGTCCTCGGGCGTGGTCACCGGCAAGCCGATCTCGCTGGGCGGCAGCCTGGGACGCCATGAAGCGACCGGCCGCGGCGTGTTCGTGGTGGGCTGCGAAGCGGCCGCCAAGCGCAACCTGGATCTCAAGGACGCCAAGGTCGCGGTGCAGGGCTTCGGCAACGTCGGCGGCATCGCCGCGCGCCTGTTCGCCGAAGCCGGCGCCAAGGTGGTGGCGGTGCAGGATCATGTGACCACCGTCTTCAATGCCGGCGGCCTGGATATCGTCGCGCTGCAGACCTACGTCGCGCAGAACGGCAGCGTGAAGGGTTACGCCGGCGCCGACGAGATCAGCGACCGCGCCCAATTCTGGTCGGTGGACTGCGACATTCTGGTGCCTGCCGCACTGGAACAGCAGATCACCGAAGCCAACGCCGGCAACATCAAGGCCAAGATCATCCTGGAAGGCGCCAACGGCCCGACCACGCCGGCGGCCGACGACATCCTGCGCGACAAGGGCGTGCTGATCGTGCCCGACGTGATCGCCAACGCCGGCGGCGTGACGGTGAGCTATTTCGAATGGGTGCAGGACTTCTCCAGCTTCTTCTGGACCGAGGACGAGATCAACCTGCGCCTGACCCGCATCATGCGCGAGGCGTTCACCGCGGTCTGGCAACTGGCAGACGAGAAGAAGGTGTCGCTGCGCACGGCGGCCTTCATCGTGGCGTGCACCCGCGTGCTGCAGGCGCGCGAAATGAGAGGTTTGTACCCGTAA
- a CDS encoding ABCB family ABC transporter ATP-binding protein/permease, which translates to MRRYPNTSTAAQAPATPRRQGDWAVVKTLLPYLWTYKWRVMLALGFLVGAKLANVGVPLVLKKLVDQMTVTPQHPQALLVLPLGLLAAYGALRLATAVFTELRELMFARVTQRAVRTIALQVFRHLHALSLRFHLNRQTGGMTRDIERGTRGVSTLVSYTLFSILPTIIEIALVLVYLLLHYDIWFSVITGGALGLYIVFTITVTEWRTHFRRTMNDLDSRANTRAIDSLLNYETVKYFGNEDFEARRYDDGLQRYEKAAVKSQTSLSLLNTGQSAIIAVAVTLILWRATAGVIDGSMTLGDMVLVNAFMIQLYIPLNFLGVLYREIKQSMADMERLFSLLDENREVADGEGALPLQTQGAELRFDHVDFSYEAKRQILFDVDFTVAPGTTTAVVGHSGSGKSTLSRLLYRFYDVDRGAIRIDGQDLRNVSQASLRQAIGIVPQDTVLFNDTIEYNIAYGKPGASREQIVAAARAAYIHDFIESLPDGYGTMVGERGLKLSGGEKQRVAIARTLLKDPAILIFDEATSALDSRAEHAIQQQLAEIAKERTTLVIAHRLSTIVDAHQILVLDRGSIVERGTHAGLLLADGLYAQMWLRQQAGADDEDGSPLPVPAEGEAAPAPGAEPTVMMPADSR; encoded by the coding sequence ATGCGCCGCTACCCGAACACTTCCACCGCCGCCCAGGCTCCAGCAACCCCGCGCCGCCAGGGCGACTGGGCCGTGGTCAAGACCTTGCTGCCCTACCTGTGGACCTACAAGTGGCGCGTGATGCTGGCGCTGGGTTTCCTGGTCGGCGCCAAGCTGGCCAACGTCGGCGTGCCGCTGGTGCTGAAGAAGCTGGTGGACCAGATGACGGTGACGCCCCAGCATCCGCAGGCGCTGCTGGTGCTGCCGCTGGGGTTGCTGGCGGCCTACGGCGCGCTGCGCCTGGCCACCGCGGTCTTCACCGAACTGCGCGAGCTGATGTTCGCGCGGGTGACCCAGCGCGCGGTGCGCACCATTGCGCTGCAGGTGTTCCGCCACCTGCATGCGCTGTCGCTGCGTTTCCACCTGAACCGCCAGACCGGCGGCATGACGCGCGACATCGAGCGCGGCACGCGCGGGGTGTCGACGCTGGTGTCCTATACGCTGTTCTCGATCCTGCCCACCATCATCGAGATCGCGCTGGTGCTGGTCTACCTGTTACTGCATTACGACATCTGGTTCTCCGTCATCACCGGCGGCGCGCTGGGGCTGTACATCGTCTTCACCATCACCGTGACCGAGTGGCGCACGCACTTCCGGCGCACGATGAACGACCTCGACTCGCGCGCCAACACGCGCGCCATCGATTCACTGCTCAACTACGAGACGGTCAAGTATTTCGGCAACGAGGACTTCGAGGCGCGCCGTTACGATGATGGCCTGCAGCGCTACGAGAAGGCCGCGGTCAAGTCGCAGACCTCGCTCTCGCTGCTCAACACCGGGCAGTCGGCCATCATCGCCGTCGCGGTCACGCTGATCCTGTGGCGCGCCACCGCCGGCGTGATCGACGGCAGCATGACGCTGGGCGACATGGTGCTGGTCAACGCCTTCATGATCCAGCTCTACATCCCGCTCAACTTCCTCGGGGTGCTGTACCGCGAGATCAAGCAGAGCATGGCCGACATGGAACGCCTGTTCTCGCTGCTCGACGAAAACCGCGAAGTGGCCGACGGCGAGGGCGCGCTGCCGCTGCAGACGCAGGGCGCGGAACTGCGCTTCGATCATGTCGATTTCAGCTACGAGGCCAAGCGCCAGATCCTGTTCGACGTCGATTTCACCGTGGCGCCCGGCACTACGACGGCGGTGGTCGGGCACAGCGGCTCGGGCAAGTCGACGCTGTCGCGGCTGCTCTATCGCTTCTACGACGTCGACCGCGGCGCCATCCGCATCGACGGCCAGGACCTGCGCAATGTCAGCCAGGCCTCGCTGCGCCAGGCCATCGGCATCGTGCCGCAGGACACCGTGCTGTTCAACGACACCATCGAATACAACATCGCCTACGGCAAGCCCGGCGCCAGTCGCGAGCAAATCGTGGCGGCCGCGCGCGCAGCCTATATCCACGACTTCATCGAGTCGCTGCCGGACGGCTACGGCACCATGGTCGGCGAGCGCGGCCTGAAGCTGTCGGGCGGCGAGAAGCAGCGCGTGGCGATCGCGCGCACGCTGCTGAAGGATCCGGCCATCCTGATCTTCGACGAAGCCACCTCGGCGCTGGATTCGCGCGCCGAGCACGCGATCCAGCAGCAGCTCGCCGAGATCGCGAAGGAGCGCACCACGCTGGTCATCGCGCACCGCCTCTCGACCATCGTCGACGCCCACCAGATCCTGGTGCTGGACCGCGGCAGCATCGTCGAGCGCGGCACCCATGCGGGGCTGCTGCTGGCCGATGGCCTGTATGCCCAGATGTGGCTGCGCCAGCAGGCCGGCGCCGACGACGAAGACGGCTCGCCGCTGCCCGTCCCGGCCGAAGGCGAGGCCGCGCCGGCCCCGGGCGCCGAACCCACCGTGATGATGCCGGCCGACAGCCGCTAG
- a CDS encoding amino acid ABC transporter permease: protein MFSNFDFDVIQRSWVYLFTTGLKFTLVLTFSAMLGGIILGTLLAMMRLSSNKPLAFVATTYVNLIRSIPLVLVIFWFYFLVPFIGAWIIGASEPIQVGAFQSALITFILFEAAYYCEIMRSGIQSIPRGQVFAGYAIGMNYWQMMGNVVLPQAFRNMTPILLTQTIVLFQDVSLVYVLGSVPDFVTSASKIAQRDGRLVEMYLFVAVVYFVLSFGLSQLVKRFQKKIAIIR, encoded by the coding sequence ATGTTCAGCAATTTCGACTTCGACGTCATCCAGCGTTCGTGGGTCTACCTGTTCACCACAGGCCTCAAGTTCACGCTGGTCCTGACCTTCTCGGCGATGCTGGGCGGCATCATCCTGGGCACGCTGCTGGCCATGATGCGCCTGTCCTCCAACAAGCCTCTGGCCTTCGTCGCCACCACCTACGTCAACCTGATCCGCTCGATCCCGCTGGTGCTGGTGATCTTCTGGTTCTACTTCCTGGTGCCGTTCATCGGCGCATGGATCATCGGCGCGTCCGAGCCCATCCAGGTAGGCGCGTTCCAGTCGGCGCTGATCACCTTCATCCTGTTCGAGGCCGCCTACTACTGCGAGATCATGCGGTCGGGCATCCAGTCGATCCCGCGCGGCCAGGTGTTCGCCGGCTATGCGATCGGCATGAACTACTGGCAGATGATGGGCAACGTGGTGCTGCCGCAGGCTTTCCGCAACATGACCCCGATCCTGCTGACCCAGACCATCGTGCTGTTCCAGGACGTCTCGCTGGTCTACGTGCTGGGCTCGGTGCCGGACTTCGTGACCAGCGCATCCAAGATTGCGCAGCGCGACGGCCGTCTGGTGGAAATGTATCTGTTCGTGGCGGTGGTGTACTTCGTGCTGAGCTTCGGCCTGTCGCAACTGGTCAAGCGCTTCCAGAAGAAGATCGCCATCATCCGCTAA
- a CDS encoding amino acid ABC transporter substrate-binding protein, whose translation MKLLKLAGVLVGASVLMGSVHAEEFSGRLKKIKDSGTLTLGVRDSSIPFSYLDDKQSYQGYSIDLCLKAATAIQKKLGLTSLNIKMVPVTSATRIPLIANGTTDISCDSATNNKERWNQVAFSVTEFVTANRFLSKKSANLKTLDDLKGKTIVSTSGTSNLKQITSLNSERNLGMNILAAKDHAEAFLMVETGRAAAFVMDDILLSSLAANSKAPGDYQVSAEALSVEPYGLILPKGDDAFKKVVDDALIVVYKGDDIKKIYGKWFQAPIPPKGVNLNVPMSPQLSAVMAKPTDSPEPGAYAAVPEAQKNQGKKK comes from the coding sequence ATGAAGTTATTGAAGCTAGCAGGGGTGTTGGTCGGTGCAAGCGTTCTGATGGGCTCGGTTCACGCCGAAGAATTCAGCGGCCGTCTGAAGAAGATCAAGGACTCCGGCACCCTGACGCTGGGCGTGCGCGATTCGTCGATTCCGTTCTCGTATCTGGATGACAAGCAGTCCTACCAGGGCTACTCGATCGACCTGTGCCTGAAGGCCGCGACCGCGATCCAGAAGAAGCTGGGCCTGACGTCGCTGAACATCAAGATGGTTCCGGTGACCTCGGCCACCCGCATCCCCCTGATCGCCAACGGCACCACCGACATTTCCTGCGACTCCGCGACCAACAACAAGGAACGCTGGAACCAGGTGGCCTTCTCGGTGACCGAATTCGTGACCGCCAACCGCTTCCTGTCGAAGAAGTCGGCCAACCTGAAGACCCTGGACGACCTGAAGGGCAAGACCATCGTGTCGACCTCGGGCACTTCCAACCTGAAGCAGATCACTTCGCTGAACTCCGAGCGCAACCTGGGCATGAACATCCTGGCTGCCAAGGACCACGCCGAAGCGTTCCTGATGGTGGAAACCGGCCGTGCAGCCGCTTTCGTGATGGACGACATCCTGCTGTCCTCGCTGGCCGCCAACTCCAAGGCTCCTGGCGACTACCAGGTGTCGGCCGAGGCGCTGTCGGTTGAGCCGTACGGCCTGATCCTGCCGAAGGGAGACGACGCGTTCAAGAAGGTTGTCGACGACGCGCTGATCGTGGTCTACAAGGGCGACGACATCAAGAAGATCTACGGCAAGTGGTTCCAGGCTCCGATTCCTCCCAAGGGCGTCAACCTGAACGTGCCGATGAGCCCGCAACTGAGCGCCGTGATGGCCAAGCCGACCGATTCCCCGGAACCGGGTGCTTACGCCGCCGTGCCGGAAGCCCAGAAGAACCAGGGCAAGAAGAAGTAA
- a CDS encoding acyl-CoA thioesterase, giving the protein MTTTPRTQLPAGRAPQLRVMPMPSDANVYGDVFGGWIMAQVDIAGSLPATRRANGRVATIAVNSFLFKNPVFVGDLLSFYADIVKVGNTSITVNVEVYAERNRLQTEIVKVTDATLTYVATDENRKPRALPPLGPDDDVAELNSLQDLGGGWKSV; this is encoded by the coding sequence ATGACCACCACACCCCGCACCCAATTGCCCGCCGGCCGCGCGCCGCAGCTGCGCGTCATGCCCATGCCGTCGGACGCCAACGTCTACGGCGACGTCTTCGGCGGCTGGATCATGGCCCAGGTCGACATCGCCGGCTCGCTGCCGGCCACCCGCCGCGCCAACGGCCGCGTGGCCACCATCGCCGTCAATTCTTTCCTGTTCAAGAACCCGGTGTTCGTCGGCGACCTGCTGTCCTTCTATGCCGACATCGTCAAGGTCGGCAATACCTCCATCACCGTCAACGTCGAGGTCTATGCCGAACGCAACCGGTTGCAGACCGAGATCGTCAAGGTGACCGACGCCACGCTGACCTACGTCGCCACCGACGAGAACCGCAAGCCGCGCGCCCTGCCGCCGCTGGGGCCGGACGACGACGTCGCCGAACTCAACAGCCTGCAGGATCTGGGCGGCGGCTGGAAGTCGGTCTGA